The region CTGCTCTACCGAAACATTGGAACTATATAGCGATGAACGTTTTGCCGGTAGGCCGGCACATATCAGGAATCCCACCACGGTAAAAAATATACCGCCCAATATGAACATTTCATATGTCAACACAAGGTCCGGTGGTATTGGCACGATTGGTTTGCCACCTTTCATCTGTGCGTAGAAGTTGGATTGCGATCCAGCGATCAGCCAGAAACCCAACAAACCGCCCAAGATCGCTCCCACCAATGTAAACCATTGCACGTAGACAGACTTTTCGCCGAGCAATTCCTCCACTTCCGGAAGTTCAATCGGGGATTGGATCATCATGTCATTGACCGTATTGAACCCCTTTAGATCAGTATTGCGAATTTCGATGATCGCCGCTTCGGCATCTTCGACCTTATCAAACAAGGCAAGCAATTGACGTTGGCACATTTGAGAATGAACGGGATACTTTTTTGTGAAAGTTATCATATCAGTTGGTTGTGGTCTTGATTGTGTAACAGCTCAGGCCTTGCAAAGCTGCTACCGTCTACGTGAAACGGAATTCAGACAAATAAACACTTTGCTTGTTCGCTACCAAAACATCCAGTATCTGAACA is a window of Sideroxydans sp. CL21 DNA encoding:
- a CDS encoding DUF3341 domain-containing protein; amino-acid sequence: MITFTKKYPVHSQMCQRQLLALFDKVEDAEAAIIEIRNTDLKGFNTVNDMMIQSPIELPEVEELLGEKSVYVQWFTLVGAILGGLLGFWLIAGSQSNFYAQMKGGKPIVPIPPDLVLTYEMFILGGIFFTVVGFLICAGLPAKRSSLYSSNVSVEQIGVLVKGENETLGTLKAIFIEHHAFEIQEETERK